The following coding sequences lie in one Xylocopa sonorina isolate GNS202 chromosome 15, iyXylSono1_principal, whole genome shotgun sequence genomic window:
- the LOC143430788 gene encoding MFS-type transporter SLC18B1 → MMAQFTKRQWLTLIVISIADFANAVCVSLQAPFYPQEAEKKGASPSEYGLVFGIFELMVFIISPVYGQSMHRIGPKLLFNGGIMTTGTCAIFFGLLDKVHGHYPFIILSFVIRIVEAMGNAAFLTASFAIIAKEFPDNVATTFASLETFFGLGLIVGPTVGGALYQVGGYTTPFVVLGAALFTTAVITIFILPVHSNNDQANQNTGGVTKALKIPGVLIACSSIIATSMSIGFLQATLEPHLREFGLSPVVLGLMFVINGGTYAITAPAWGWLCDKHSHPKVATAAGCIGVVIGFCLVGPAPFIPCPTTLWMTVCGLVVHGLGVAAQLVASFTDALRTSIQYGFPNNLETYGLISGLWTSTFALGAFIGPSVAGILMDNIGFRNATMFIVLLHLLVGVVAAAFLSSCTRTRKPYTEIGATEDLRTPLTDSGHSRSGSLRHARGQGVPIDRPSGMNSLIACNSYSNRAGAWSRASYSGRYSHSYGSIDAKRYLEMTT, encoded by the exons ATGATGGCTCAATTCACCAAGAGGCAATGGCTCACCCTGATCGTGATCAGCATTGCGGATTTCGCGAACGCGGTCTGCGTGTCGCTTCAGGCACCGTTTTATCCGCAGGAG GCTGAGAAAAAGGGCGCTTCTCCATCGGAATATGGACTGGTCTTTGGAATTTTCGAGCTGATGGTCTTTATTATTAGCCCCGTCTATGGACAAAGC ATGCATCGAATCGGTCCAAAGCTGTTATTCAATGGCGGCATCATGACGACGGGGACATGCGCCATCTTCTTTGGCCTCCTGGACAAAGTGCACGGCCATTATCCCTTCATAATCCTTTCGTTCGTGATTAGGATCGTTGAAGCGATGGGTAACGCCGCCTTTCTTACCGCCAGCTTCGCAATTATCGCTAAAGAGTTCCCGGATAATGTCGCCACGACCTTTGCCAGTTTGGAGACCTTTTTCGGCCTGGGCCTGATCGTTGGGCCCACTGTAGGCGGCGCTCTCTACCAG GTGGGTGGATACACGACACCATTCGTCGTTCTGGGAGCTGCCCTATTCACAACTGCGGTTATAACTATATTCATCTTACCAGTTCATTCCAACAACGATCAAGCTAATCAGAACACAGGAG GAGTGACGAAAGCCCTGAAGATTCCAGGCGTACTGATCGCTTGTTCGTCGATAATCGCGACTAGCATGAGCATAGGATTTTTACAGGCGACACTTGAACCGCACTTAAGAGAATTCGGATTGAGCCCCGTCGTTTTGGGTTTAATGTTTGTCATTAACGGTGGCACTTACGCCATTACCGCCCCTGCTTGGGGCTGGCTCTGCGACAAACATTCCCATCCAAAG GTGGCCACTGCAGCCGGATGCATTGGCGTGGTCATAGGATTCTGTTTAGTTGGCCCGGCACCCTTCATACCGTGTCCAACCACCCTCTGGATGACAGTCTGTGGTTTGGTAGTTCATGGTTTAGGCGTCGCTGCACAGTTGGTTGCCAGCTTCACGGACGCCTTAAGGACTTCGAT ACAATATGGATTCCCGAATAATTTGGAGACCTATGGTCTAATTAGTGGACTATGGACAAGCACGTTTGCCCTAGGAGCGTTCATCGGACCTAGCGTGGCAGGAATTTTAATGGACAACATCGGATTCAGAAATGCTACCATGTTCATTGTGTTACTCCATCTACtagtg GGCGTGGTGGCTGCAGCGTTTCTGAGTAGTTGCACGCGGACGCGTAAACCGTACACAGAAATCGGCGCGACGGAGGACCTGAGGACGCCGTTGACGGACAGCGGGCACTCGCGTAGCGGAAGCCTTCGACACGCTCGCGGGCAGGGCGTGCCAATCGACAGGCCCAGCGGCATGAATTCCCTGATCGCGTGCAACAGTTACTCGAACAGAGCTGGCGCGTGGTCGAGGGCCTCGTACAGCGGCCGATACTCCCATAGCTATGGGTCCATAGACGCTAAGAGATACTTGGAGATGACCACGTGA